TCACaatggaaggaagagagggaaggtcaCGTTTCTCACTAATATCTAAACCCTGTGCTGTGTCCTTGTTCTTCCCTTGAAAGAGATACTTCTCTGTAAGACATATAAGCCCACTCAGTGACATGTCCGAAGGGCATGATGAATTTTGAGTAGTTCTTCTTTGGTCGGGGCTAtaatttttcttttcctttttttatgcTGACCGTGggtaacggggggggggggggggggggggggggggggggggggatcatatCAAAGATGAGTTGGTTttcgtttttctttttaaacatgcTTAGGTTCCTACTGTTCCTTTAAAACAGAGTTGGTCCAACTTGCCGTCAGGTTTTTCCAGCCCcctttcccctgctcctccagtcaactctctcctgtgttttccacccctctcccctgcctcctccactcccctcctctcctgtctcctcaacccctctcccctgcctcctccactcccctcctctcctgtctcctccacctccctcctctcctgtctcctccacccctctcccctgtctcctccacccctctcccctgcctcctccactcccctcctctcctgtctcctccactcccctcctctcttgtctcctccacccctctcccctgcctcctccacttccctcctctcctgtctcctccagccctctcccctgcctcctccactcccctcctcccctgcctcctccacccctctcctcccctgtctccttcaGTCCTCTCTCGCCTGTCACCCTCCAAGGGTAATAGCATTAGCAGGACTTGGCGAGTCGCTCGTTCTGGAAAGAAACTCCTCTCTCCAACCTGTTCCACAGCCCCCAGGCTTGTCTGAAAAGTCAGGCCCAAATTCCAGTGTGAACCTACCAGTCAAGACCAGGGACTATCATTATTGCTTTTCCAAAAGGTATCCTGCTGAATTAAGTGTTTGAGGAACTAAAGGGACATTCGATTTCTGGTCTTTTCCATGGAAAAACAGAAAGTTATATGCTGTGAAAGTTCTGAATCTCATCCAATTTCGATGACACACATTTTCGTTTGGGCTAAACATTTTAGTAACCGGTTGAACTTCAGAAATGTTCTGTAAAAAGCAACTCCCTGAATCCCCCCTTTTTGATTAGAAAATGCAGACAGGCCTGTGGTAACTAAGGCAACAGCTCTCCCAGCGTAAGCTGCGGCTTGTCGTGTTGACGCTTCTGGCTAAAGACGGGATTGGAGATGACCGATGCTTGAACTTGTGGCTCCTCTGTGCAATGCGAGTTCAAAGTGAGATCCCTCCTGGTGCTTCCTTTCCCCAGAGGAGTGCATTCTATCTGGGAACATGTGGTGCCGCCCCCAAAAAATCTCCCAAGCGATAAGACCTGAAGGGCCTGCTGGAATCCAGAAGGTAATGGTAGAGACGCCATGGACACTGTCCAGAACTGGCGACCTGGTGGAGCTGCCATAACTTCAACCCAGGAGAAGCCAGGAGAAGAATAGTAATTCTCTCAGACTCTCGAAGCTcattccatttctctctctctctttttaggGAGGTAGGCATGTCTTTACTAATTTGGAGACAGGGTACAATGTATGTACTCATGTGTTTGATGTTATCTGTTTAGATTCTACTTCTGTTGAAGGGGAAAGCATATCGGcaagatgttttttttaagtgGTTTCCAATAGCAACAAGAAGATAAATAGAAGCCCGGGAAGAAAACATTTGGCAACTTTAATAttggtcctcctctcccccacccctctcccctctcctctctctctctctctctctctctctgtctctctctctctctctatgtctctctctctctctctatctggggGTGGAGGCACTTGAATGCAAAGTTCAGTGAATTATTCTGGCACAGCGGCTTGTGTGTAATGACTTCTGACAGCAGtggagacacactgaagagcaTGTCTGTCTTTGCATGAGTATTTGTGCGTCTATTCTTGAGAACCACATTCCAATTCTGGAACCATTATTATATGTGAGTCGCCACGAGCAACCGCATGTACAGGACGCTGAACTGAAGAAACTTAAACTAGAAACAAATGCAGGAAACCAAACTTTACCAGTGGAGAAAACCTGGCTCATATTATCTTCAGTCTCCTAGGTATACCCCCTTAAAGGAACCTGAAAATAGAGTTAGGAAAGCAGTAAAGAATGTCAGTGAAGTATTAGAGTAATTTGGGGGCTCTAGTAAGGGGAAGAGCAGCTGCCTGCTCAATCACACAGACATACTGGCTGGAGAGAATCTGGCCCTTGTTCCTGTCTGGCTGCAGGCCAACACTGATGGgatttctttttccttttttttcttcttcttcttctttttcttcttctctgctctGCAATGTATTAAGTTTTTCTTTTCCGAAATGAAAAATGCATGGAAGAAAACAGGTTACCTTTTATTTGTCGAAATCATTTACAACAACATGGAAGCAATTTCGGTTTGGGGACTtcactgtttgtgctgtgttgtggCTTTCTGTATTATATCGTATTTGCACACCCTGAAAACTTTACCTCGACACTTGCAAACaatttgcgggggggggggggttcaacaaTCTTGTGTACTTTCACAGGGAAACATTAAATGTAGTACATGTGCTAAAGGAATTCAGTAATAGTATCATTTGGTAGGAAGTAGTCTTGCTCAGATTTGCCGGATAACACAAGAAGGCGCTCGATAACACAGAGCAGGCTGTGTAACCGGAGGGCTTCATACCCCAGACATGAACTAGCCCAGTCCCAGCAAGTCCACAACATAACACCAAGAAACAAGTCTTTGTTGTCTAGGACACAGGAAACACTGGGCTCACAAGTGGCCTTTCTAGACAATCTCGGCTTCACCTTAACCAGTGTTGGGGTTAGGAATACTGCTGCCGTTTAAGCTATTACCAGGATGGTCAGGACAGACATGCTGGGCCACTGTGATGTCTCTTTCCTGGTGTCTGGTTGACACAGGACACCCTTGAGTGATTCGCCAGTTGGAGGATGTCACGTGCTTCAGATGACCTCCACTTTGATGTGGTTGTAAACCGAGCCTCCAGAGGACCTATTGCTGGGGTATGCCAGCTGGGCTGATATGGGGGTAATTtgtggagagtgtggaggggtgggggtgcggGTGCGGGTGGGGGTGGAAGAGTTGGCTGGAGTCGAGAGGGTGGGATGTCTTTTACACTGGGCTTGAATCCTCTCTAATCTCTCTAATTGGGATAGGGGGTCccagggacccccccccccccccccccgacagctGCCAGATCTTTGTGACCCCGAGGGGAGCGAAGTGACAGGGTCAGAGGAGCATGGCTATCAGAGTGACTGACTGAGTATCTCCCTTTGCTGCCTGCTAGCCTCCAGGCCTCCTCTCAAAAGCCTGCATGGGCTTGCTGATGATGACTACTAAGGGAGGACCAGGGCACCCAAATCTTCTCCTGTGCTCCGACTGAGAAACCCCGCCTCTTCGGCCCAACATTCctctgcatctgtgtgtgtgtgggtatggtgTCTCGCCATTAAAACCTGTTGCTTGTTTTCACACTCCGGACGTGTGactatttgttgtttttgttgttgttgtgtgtgtgtcaatgggaGACACTGTAACCAAAAGGCAGATTGCGTCCCAGGGAGCTAGCAGTATGTTGATGACCCCCGCACAGCTGAGTAGACCATACAAGGCAACTGAGGTGTTTTACGGGGCTTGGAGTTTGGAGGATAATAGCTCCTCGACCTACTAGCTGTCATGTCTTTAttggcatgtgcatgtgtgcctggAGGTATTCACGCGTGTGCAGTTACATCGCAAGGCCCTCAAGGCTTGTGTAAATACTAACTTGTGTTTCATGGTGgaaggggtgagacagggggagagcatGTGTTGGAACAGCTGTCATTTTCTCTCCCAAGGAAATGTCCGACCCCTCCCGTGTTATCTGAGTAAGCTTCAGCACCTTCAGAAAATGACAGGCCAATTGAACGTGATTACGAGTCAATATCTAATGTTTCTTATACGTTTAAAGTTTCTCTACATAAATGATGGAGAGAATTTTGTGCAGTATTCTACATGTCTTAGCCAAACTAACAAAGTCAGTGGCGCATGAACCTGGAAAAAAAATATCACAGTCTACAGATGTATTTTAATAAATTTTATTATTTGTTGGGTCATTGCATGAACCACCGGTAAGTTAAATCTTCATGACAAGTGATAAAAATTGATCGGTTTGTATTAAAACGTATGCAGATGAATACTCTTCATTCATTGGTCACGTTTCCATCTTTGCGTCACTGCCCCTGAACGACGTAGAGAATCATAACATGACCATTAGGGCACGATAGCACAAGTCTAGTGATGCGATTGCGAGGGAATGCACTCAGAGGACGTGAGAATCTTCCCTTTTGAAAAAGCACGCCTATCGCATTCCAACTTTTAGTTGGAAGTCTGAAGCTCTGAATCTGAATTCTTCAGGAAGGAATTGCTGCGCGTGGAGTTAACGCTAACTTTCTTTAACTTTAAAGGACACGGTTGAAAATCCGTACGACTTCGGAAAGTGCATGCGATGGTTTGTGGGAATTTCCTATTAAAACCGTGAGAACATGCATTGTTTCATATGGAGATCAGCAACAGTGTATAAAATCTTTGTGGAAAGAATGCAAAGACCAGCAACCACATTTCCTTGATTTGTGGTGTTTTCACTACGGTCATCTTAAAGGAATTCCGGGTGTGCTTTTCTAAACCTTAACACTGGGACAAGATCTTGAATCTGAGGCAGTGGATACGGATTTTTTGGGACTCTGATTCAATGAAGTAACTGAAATCCCTATGCTGAAGTGTGGTGACTTTTATCCGTCTCTTTCGAAATGGCAAGTTTGGCCGGGTTTAAAAAGTGGACCAGgacatttgttttgtttctgtacTCCGTGTTGATCATTTTCGGCGGCCTCAGTGTTGGGTCCCCTACCCATAGTCGTCGGCTGGTCTGTTGGCAAGCCATAATGAAATGTCATGGAGAGGCTGAATGCCATTACGCGTACGACCAATACGTTTATGCATGCGCTCCAATTATTAACGGGGATCGGAAGAAATGTCCCAGTCACTGTATATCATCCCTCATCCAGCTTAATTTAACCGAAAGTGGACCCACATTGGAGGATTGTGATTGCGCTTCGGATCTGGTCTGTAGGAACACCAAACGTGCCATAGAACCATGCCTTCCCCGGACCAGTAGCATGGGTTGCACCGAAGCACGGCGACAGTGCGAGAGAGACTCTCAGTGCAGCTCGGCAATGCAGGACTACTTATTCCATTGCCGCAAACTTTTTGGAGGTGAAAGATGTTCTGATGAGTGTAGAAGAGTTATAGCCAATATGCGCTCCATACCAAAAGCACAACAGTTAGACACTTGCATATGTGACGGTACAGAGAGAACAATATGCGAGTATGTAAAAGTAAGTATGAAAAACTTTTGCTTTGATCCAGATGAAAGGTATGCAGGTAGTGGATATTCAGACTCCGAGGAAGATATCGAAGAGTACATGGATGAAACGGAGGACTATCCGTATGAGGAGAACTCGAGTAACTCTGTCGCTTGTCAGAGTGCAATTACCGCTGTGGCTACCATTTTGGTTTTACCCCATTTTATCTAATGGACTTCTTACATTGTTGCAGAGATTCTTAAAACAGTTTGGCCTCTTGAGTTTGTCACAGTCAAATGAATAGCATCGTAAACGTTTTACGGATACTTTTATTAGAAACACACCTGCTTTAGGCTGCTTCCAGACCTGGCACCTAGTGTCATATCAGGAGCCTGCTATGTAGATACGTGGGCCTATTTGGTTAACTAGGTCCAATGAGCTAAGCTGTAAGAGTCAACCATTTTTATTAGACACATTGTAACCCAGTAGTGTATATGGTGTCACACAACTATTAAGAGCTCCATTTCAATTTTCTCCGATCACGCACATACAATAGTTATGTTATAGTCATTTTGTGGAACACAGAAAAAAAGAGTTTGTTGTAGTTTCAGTCAAATCTCAACTTCATATTTCACAATAGTGTCAAGATGAAAAAGTAAAGATTATTTTTATATGTAAAATGTGTAAAGGTAAATTGTACAGTATATTGTATGATATAAATTTGTTTGCAGAGCTATTTGTTTATTAATGCTAAGATATTTGCACTGTATCAAAATGTCAAAGCTTCACTTTGATTTTATTGCATTATGTGCCCACAGTGGGAAGAAATATATCTTTCTTAAAGTGCCGTTGACTCCTGATATTTGTCTAAGTTTACCTTCTGTGGCCAGATCCGCAATTGGCAGTTTCAGTACTGCGGTTGTCTTTCGACAGCTGCACCACGACATTCCCACCAACCCTCTCATTAAAAACCAAAGTTGATTTGAGCTACTGAATGTTGTCTAAATCCCAGTACAAATAATGAGTGAAAAGAAAAAGATCCGACTTGGATCGATACACTTGACCCTGTAAACATCAATGTTTGCAGAAGGCATAAACTGTTGATGCTTAAAAGTCTGTTAAAAcaccagagagagcgagacctTCCCCTGGGGGATGGCTGCACAAATGGAGCTAAGAAGGGCCTGACTAGTTTATTTATCCTCACCCCATGTGTTTGTTAGAAgtcttcacacagacacacagaggggggaAAAAGCTGTATTCGGGTGAATGGAGACTTAAGTAGCCATTACAAGTACTCCAAATGCTGTGTATATTAGCCAACATTGCTAAGCCTAAGATTTTTACTTTTCAAACTtcattaaaaataaaataaatgttacaAGCTAATTGTGGGGATTGTTACATCCGCCAAAAACATGGGTGTGGGAGTCAATATAAGTATTTTCTCTTTACACTTTTAATAAAGAGACGAGGTTCTCTCCTTTACTTTTCATAAGAGGACTTGAAACCAATGATGGCAGCCATGTTGTTTTTCTAGAGGGAGACAAGGGCCCTACAGCCTGCTGAATGGTGGAGAAGTCGAGTGGCACTTCTGTCATGGAAATGTAAAacacacaatggtggagcagcaCAATGTGCTGGCACTTCATTCACTCTGCTTCTCTGACACCTTTGGGGACGCAGTGGGGGTGAAGGGCTAGTCATTTACCACAGAACAGCAGGAGTGCACCAGAAAGCTCCCATTTTCTCTACTTTGCCGTCCAAGTACAAAATATCTCTGTGCTCCATGCTGGCAAAGAATTTGCCATGGCTCTGCATGTGAACTCTTTATGAAGCGGTGTATATACAATTTGTACATTTGGCATATTTTTATTGAAtactttttaaaacattttgtttatttaccaAACTTAATTTGGGCTTTCTTTTGATTGATTCTAAGTTGTGAAACTCTGACAGTTGCTAA
The sequence above is a segment of the Hypomesus transpacificus isolate Combined female unplaced genomic scaffold, fHypTra1 scaffold_227, whole genome shotgun sequence genome. Coding sequences within it:
- the gas1b gene encoding growth arrest-specific protein 1b, translating into MASLAGFKKWTRTFVLFLYSVLIIFGGLSVGSPTHSRRLVCWQAIMKCHGEAECHYAYDQYVYACAPIINGDRKKCPSHCISSLIQLNLTESGPTLEDCDCASDLVCRNTKRAIEPCLPRTSSMGCTEARRQCERDSQCSSAMQDYLFHCRKLFGGERCSDECRRVIANMRSIPKAQQLDTCICDGTERTICEYVKVSMKNFCFDPDERYAGSGYSDSEEDIEEYMDETEDYPYEENSSNSVACQSAITAVATILVLPHFI